CGTGAGCGTGTGCGGGAATGGATGTGTAACAGACGATGTGCGGCAGGCTGTACGGGAGGCGCAGAAAGGGGCCAAGACGATAAGTCTACACGACGAGGCGTTCTGTTGGTGATTTGTTGCTATATACCTTGCTGTGTCATTAGAATGTCTCTCTGTTTGTAAATGTCCATAGCCGTGCAATATATATTCATTTTTCAATGCTGCTCTACAGCACACTCTTCGGCTTGATTAGATGCGCATTCACCGGCGTCATAGCCCTCCCTTCCTTAAAAAAAGCCAGTATAttctccatcgccagcctTTCAAACCCAATGTGCGTGTCCACTGTACCACCAGCATTATGGCTCATCATCATGACTTTCGGATGGCTCGCAAGCCTTGGATGCACATTCGGCTCGTCCGCATGCACATCCATACCTACGCCCATCAGAATGCCACTCTCCAACGCCCCTACCAGGGCCCCCTCATCAACTAGAGAGCCCCGCGCAATATTCACAAACCGCGAACCCCGCTTGAACTTGTCGAACAGTTCAGCCGTCAGCAGCGTCTTCCCGGCAAACGGCGTCGCAACAATAACACAGTCTGACTCAGCCAGCATATCATCCAGACTCTCGAAGAACGTCGCATTCACGCTCCTCTCTATGTCCTGGGACTTGCGCACAATATCGTGATAGAGGATCTGCATCCCAAATGCCGCGTACACCTTCTTCGCAATCATGAACCCGATCTGACCCATCCCAATGATACCTAAACTGTGGCCTCTAGGGTTCCGCGCTGTCAGTGGAGAATTCTGATGTGCGTCCAAGAACGCCCGCGGATTTTGCGATACTGCTGCACTATGACTCCAAGCAAGGTTTCGAAACGAGGCCAGAATAAGGAAGAGGGCCATATCGGCTACGGACTCGGAGGACGCGGCGGCGCCGTTGCAATACAGGATACCTatcttcgtcaatatcagatACTCTAACACATCTCCTCTCCGTCTCACGAACGAGCAAAGTACAGGGTAGGGAACTGGGGACGTACCCTTTTCAGCCAAATACTGTGTATCAACCCAGTCGAACCCGGCCCCGGCAGAGGCGAAAATCTTCACTGATTTCGGGAGCAGGTCGATGAGCTCTTTGTCCCAGCGGCCCATTTCGCCACCCGTGTTCCAGAAAGGGCGAAAGAGGGCGTGGAATGAGCCGAAGCGGTTCTCGCGTAGCGCCGTCTTGAATTCATCACGGcgtagttcagagagtgaTGGGCGAACGATGGTGAAGTGGGAGCTGAAGGTGGAGTATAGGGCTGGGTTATATTTTATGGGGTCGCCAAGGTGTAGGATTACTGGCTTCGACATTTTGGATTGATTGTTGTTTTTCAGAGAATCATTAGCCAGTTGATGGAGTCTGGGATTGCTATAGTCTATAGTTAGGGTTATAAGTATACTTCGGATACGGATACGGCGGTGCGGTCAATAGCCGGGGGTTGCTTCAAAGGCCGATTGCCGATGGGTGCAAGCGGGTTTTGAGATTGCCGTATCATCTCCCAGTGATCTACGGGATTTGGTTGGGTCCTATAGTAGTACAAAGAGTTATGAGTCCCCTCTAATGGCTGTAATCAGCCTATTATGGTTCTGGTGCCCCTGATCTACAATTCGGACAAGCTCCCGACTCGAGTTTGTATAGGAAGTCG
This sequence is a window from Aspergillus nidulans FGSC A4 chromosome IV. Protein-coding genes within it:
- a CDS encoding D-mandelate dehydrogenase-like dehydrogenase (transcript_id=CADANIAT00000788), which codes for MSKPVILHLGDPIKYNPALYSTFSSHFTIVRPSLSELRRDEFKTALRENRFGSFHALFRPFWNTGGEMGRWDKELIDLLPKSVKIFASAGAGFDWVDTQYLAEKGILYCNGAAASSESVADMALFLILASFRNLAWSHSAAVSQNPRAFLDAHQNSPLTARNPRGHSLGIIGMGQIGFMIAKKVYAAFGMQILYHDIVRKSQDIERSVNATFFESLDDMLAESDCVIVATPFAGKTLLTAELFDKFKRGSRFVNIARGSLVDEGALVGALESGILMGVGMDVHADEPNVHPRLASHPKVMMMSHNAGGTVDTHIGFERLAMENILAFFKEGRAMTPVNAHLIKPKSVL